The following coding sequences lie in one Jonesia denitrificans DSM 20603 genomic window:
- the cysS gene encoding cysteine--tRNA ligase: MTLRLFNTATRTVDPFEPREAGKVGVYVCGATVQAAPHIGHMRSAVAFDVLVRWLQRAGLDVTYIRNVTDIDDKILAKSADAKMAWWAWASLNEQAFTEAYDALGNLRPTYEPRATGHMLDMIDLMGTLIERGHAYVSSPGNVYFDTQSWPQYGALTNQHIDERVLSTADVSDPNKRDPRDFALWKAPKEGEPSTASWPTPYGTGRPGWHLECSAMARRYLGSEFDIHGGGLDLRFPHHENEQAQSHAAGDGFARVWMHSAWVTQGGAKMSKSLGNGLLVTEVLKQAPAPVLRFALASVHYRSMVEWTQQSLIDAGVAWDRFTGVYRRAVETVGDKVTVPVTTVELPQAFTDALNDDLNVAQGLAVLYDSVKTANTALANNNLPEATHAVLQVRAMLDVLGLDPAQWAAPDTDSRADSALASLVQGQLDRRAQARADKDWATSDAIRDALAAAGIVVEDSPHGARWSLA; encoded by the coding sequence GTGACTCTTCGGCTTTTTAACACCGCTACCCGGACCGTTGACCCTTTCGAGCCTCGCGAGGCGGGGAAGGTGGGTGTGTACGTGTGTGGTGCCACTGTGCAAGCAGCACCTCACATCGGTCACATGCGTTCAGCTGTCGCTTTCGATGTGCTGGTCAGATGGTTGCAGCGTGCCGGACTTGATGTCACCTACATCCGCAACGTCACCGACATCGACGACAAAATCTTGGCGAAATCTGCAGACGCGAAGATGGCATGGTGGGCGTGGGCGTCGCTCAACGAACAGGCATTTACCGAAGCTTATGATGCGTTGGGGAATCTGCGCCCCACCTACGAACCGCGCGCCACGGGGCACATGCTCGACATGATCGACCTCATGGGAACCCTCATCGAGCGCGGACACGCGTATGTAAGTTCCCCGGGGAACGTGTACTTCGACACCCAATCGTGGCCTCAATACGGGGCCTTAACGAATCAACACATCGACGAACGAGTCTTATCAACCGCGGATGTGAGCGACCCCAACAAACGTGACCCACGGGATTTTGCGTTGTGGAAAGCCCCCAAAGAGGGCGAACCGTCAACAGCATCGTGGCCAACCCCCTATGGGACTGGTCGTCCCGGGTGGCATCTTGAGTGCTCAGCGATGGCACGACGATACTTGGGAAGCGAATTTGATATCCATGGTGGTGGACTCGACTTACGGTTCCCGCACCACGAAAACGAGCAAGCACAATCGCATGCCGCTGGTGATGGGTTCGCACGAGTGTGGATGCACTCCGCGTGGGTGACCCAAGGTGGCGCGAAAATGTCCAAGTCGCTGGGCAACGGCTTGCTGGTGACGGAGGTCCTTAAGCAGGCCCCAGCGCCTGTGCTTCGGTTCGCATTAGCGTCCGTACACTACCGGTCCATGGTTGAATGGACTCAACAGTCACTGATCGATGCGGGAGTGGCGTGGGACCGCTTCACCGGTGTGTATAGGCGTGCAGTGGAAACCGTGGGGGACAAGGTCACTGTCCCCGTGACCACTGTGGAACTTCCGCAAGCATTCACAGACGCACTCAATGATGACCTCAATGTCGCACAAGGGCTGGCGGTCTTGTATGACAGTGTGAAAACCGCGAATACCGCATTGGCGAACAACAACCTTCCTGAAGCAACCCATGCGGTCTTACAGGTGCGTGCAATGCTTGACGTGTTGGGTCTCGACCCTGCGCAATGGGCTGCACCAGATACTGACAGCCGGGCAGATTCTGCACTGGCTTCACTCGTCCAAGGACAACTTGACCGTCGTGCTCAGGCTCGAGCCGACAAAGATTGGGCCACTTCCGACGCGATTCGCGATGCCTTAGCAGCGGCGGGGATCGTGGTTGAGGATTCACCACATGGCGCGCGCTGGTCACTTGCGTAA
- a CDS encoding glycoside hydrolase family 3 N-terminal domain-containing protein: MNDNTLAAQHQARAQAILDQMTLDEKLAQIVGFWDKGDGEAVAPLQGEFQEATTFTGATRHGLGHITRAYGTRPVDPIERAAWLWNEQRRIIKETRLGIPMLVHEECLTGLSAWKAATFPTPLSWGASFNPELVEKMGSLIGESMRTLGIHQGLAPVLDVIRDPRWGRVEECISEDPYAVSVIGTSYVKGVQSQGVHATLKHFVGYSASQSGRNFGPVHAGKREIADVLLPPFEMAIRDGGVRSVMHAYSEIDGVPVAASAEYLTDLLRNQWEFDGVVVADYFGVAFLEKLHQVAENLEDAAGQALEAGVDIELPTGDAYLTPLRQGVEAGRIDESLVDRAVLRALTQKAELGLLDNTFEDEPPSQIDLDSPEHRAVARQLAEEAVVLLSNDGTLPVAASPSKIAVIGPNADRISAMFGCYSFVNHVLAVQEGYDTGIDVPTMREAISEEFTDAIVNYAEGCDIESDDTSRFDHAAEIASDSDLTILVLGDQAGLFGRGTVGEGCDRDDLELPGVQRQLAERVLATGRPVVIVLLTGRPYVLGWALDQASAVVQAFFPGEEGAQAVAGVLSGRVNPSGKLPVSLPRSTGAQPYTYLHPRLGGDSDVTNLSSQPVRPFGFGLSYTTFTYSDLTVSATSTDAPVGVSVVVTNTGDRDGDEVVQLYVQDVFGSITRPVAQLMGFQRVSLAPGQSATVTFTVPPHRLSFTNAQYTRVVEPGQFVFWTGHSAGSGDISATVTVTGDVYEVAPNATLTTSVSVEYR, translated from the coding sequence ATGAATGACAACACCCTTGCCGCGCAGCACCAAGCACGTGCGCAGGCAATTCTTGACCAGATGACCCTGGACGAGAAACTCGCTCAAATCGTTGGATTCTGGGATAAAGGTGATGGTGAAGCTGTTGCTCCTCTCCAGGGGGAGTTCCAGGAAGCCACCACGTTTACCGGTGCTACACGCCATGGACTTGGGCACATTACCCGTGCGTATGGAACACGCCCCGTGGACCCCATTGAACGGGCCGCCTGGTTGTGGAACGAACAGCGCCGCATCATCAAGGAAACCCGCCTGGGAATTCCGATGCTCGTCCACGAGGAATGCCTGACGGGTCTTTCAGCATGGAAGGCCGCAACATTCCCCACCCCGTTGTCCTGGGGTGCGTCGTTTAACCCAGAACTCGTCGAAAAAATGGGCTCCCTCATTGGCGAGTCAATGCGCACACTGGGCATTCACCAAGGCCTCGCACCTGTGCTCGATGTCATCCGGGACCCACGCTGGGGTCGGGTCGAAGAGTGCATTTCTGAGGACCCTTACGCAGTCAGTGTGATCGGGACCTCCTACGTCAAGGGCGTACAGTCCCAAGGTGTCCATGCGACACTGAAGCACTTTGTTGGGTACTCTGCATCGCAGTCTGGGCGGAACTTCGGTCCAGTTCACGCAGGCAAACGGGAAATAGCCGATGTGCTCCTTCCGCCGTTTGAAATGGCTATCCGTGACGGTGGCGTGCGGTCAGTGATGCACGCCTACTCCGAAATTGATGGTGTGCCTGTCGCAGCCAGCGCCGAATACCTCACTGACCTTTTGCGAAACCAGTGGGAATTCGACGGGGTTGTGGTAGCTGACTACTTTGGTGTGGCGTTCCTTGAGAAACTTCACCAGGTCGCAGAGAACCTCGAAGATGCTGCAGGTCAGGCTCTGGAAGCTGGTGTCGACATCGAGTTGCCCACGGGTGACGCGTACCTGACCCCGCTGCGCCAAGGGGTGGAAGCTGGACGCATCGACGAATCCTTGGTGGATCGAGCAGTGCTTCGCGCGTTAACGCAAAAAGCTGAGCTTGGATTGTTGGACAACACTTTCGAGGACGAACCCCCGAGCCAGATCGACTTGGATTCACCAGAGCACCGGGCGGTTGCCCGACAGCTCGCTGAAGAAGCAGTTGTTCTGCTGTCCAATGACGGCACACTACCTGTTGCTGCGTCACCATCGAAGATCGCGGTTATCGGACCAAATGCCGACCGAATTTCTGCGATGTTCGGGTGCTACTCGTTCGTCAACCACGTTCTTGCGGTGCAAGAGGGATACGACACTGGTATCGACGTTCCGACAATGCGTGAGGCGATTTCGGAAGAGTTCACGGACGCGATTGTGAACTATGCCGAAGGGTGTGACATCGAAAGTGATGACACCTCCCGTTTTGACCACGCCGCAGAGATCGCTAGCGACAGCGACCTGACGATCCTCGTCCTGGGTGACCAGGCTGGATTGTTTGGCCGAGGCACGGTCGGAGAAGGTTGTGACCGTGACGATCTCGAGTTGCCCGGTGTGCAACGTCAACTTGCTGAACGTGTTCTTGCGACCGGACGACCGGTTGTTATTGTGCTCCTCACGGGACGTCCCTACGTTCTGGGGTGGGCGCTGGATCAAGCGTCGGCAGTTGTGCAAGCTTTCTTCCCCGGGGAAGAAGGAGCACAAGCTGTCGCGGGCGTGCTTTCGGGGCGCGTCAACCCATCAGGGAAGCTCCCGGTTTCACTACCACGGTCGACCGGTGCGCAACCTTACACATACCTGCACCCCCGCCTCGGTGGCGACTCTGACGTCACCAACCTGTCCTCACAGCCCGTTCGTCCGTTCGGTTTCGGGTTGTCGTACACGACGTTCACCTACAGTGATCTCACCGTGTCGGCAACGTCAACCGATGCGCCTGTTGGCGTCAGTGTTGTAGTCACCAACACTGGGGACCGTGACGGCGACGAGGTCGTGCAGTTGTACGTTCAGGACGTGTTCGGGTCGATTACTCGACCTGTTGCTCAACTCATGGGTTTCCAACGAGTGTCCCTCGCACCGGGACAGAGCGCAACGGTCACGTTCACCGTACCGCCGCATCGCCTGTCGTTCACGAACGCGCAGTACACGCGCGTTGTCGAGCCAGGGCAGTTTGTGTTCTGGACTGGACACAGTGCAGGCAGCGGTGACATCAGCGCAACCGTTACTGTGACGGGTGATGTCTACGAAGTAGCACCGAATGCAACGCTCACCACCTCGGTGTCTGTGGAGTACCGCTGA
- a CDS encoding carbohydrate ABC transporter permease — protein sequence MSAVTTTPRPNPDKAVTPKRRRGKRDGHAAGPFVYFMAILLVCVTLGPVMFAVLGGFRTNAQLAESPAGLPDPWVLDNYIRVITSENFWIYTMNSTIVAVLTTAMVVIFGMMAAYPLARFKFKYREQIFMIFVAGLLFPATVAVIPLFILITKDLGLGNSWMGLALPQAAFALPMTIVILRPFLQAIPNELEEAANLDGTGRIGFFWRIVLPLSGPGMVTTGVLAFVGSWNAYLLPLLLLQGDMKTLPLGVADFSSQYSSDQAGVFAFTTLSMIPALIFFLAMQNKIVNGLQGAVKG from the coding sequence ATGAGCGCCGTCACCACGACCCCGCGCCCCAATCCCGACAAAGCAGTGACACCCAAGCGGCGTCGCGGAAAACGTGACGGGCACGCGGCAGGTCCTTTCGTTTACTTCATGGCAATCCTGCTGGTCTGCGTGACGCTTGGACCAGTGATGTTCGCAGTGCTCGGCGGGTTCCGGACGAACGCGCAGCTCGCTGAATCCCCTGCAGGCTTGCCTGATCCGTGGGTGCTGGACAACTACATTCGTGTGATCACCTCAGAGAACTTCTGGATCTACACGATGAACTCCACCATCGTTGCAGTCTTGACCACGGCAATGGTTGTCATCTTCGGGATGATGGCCGCCTACCCCCTCGCGCGCTTCAAGTTCAAGTACCGGGAACAGATCTTCATGATCTTTGTGGCTGGCCTGTTGTTCCCCGCAACAGTTGCTGTGATTCCGCTCTTCATTTTGATCACCAAAGACTTGGGTCTTGGGAACTCATGGATGGGCCTTGCGCTTCCACAAGCAGCGTTCGCGCTTCCCATGACGATCGTGATTTTGCGGCCATTCCTCCAAGCGATCCCGAACGAGCTTGAAGAAGCGGCAAACCTCGACGGCACTGGACGCATCGGGTTCTTCTGGCGCATTGTTCTTCCTCTGTCGGGCCCAGGCATGGTGACGACAGGTGTGCTGGCGTTTGTTGGTTCGTGGAACGCATACCTTCTCCCGCTCCTGCTGCTCCAGGGCGACATGAAAACGCTGCCGTTGGGTGTCGCTGACTTCTCGTCGCAATACTCCTCAGACCAAGCCGGTGTCTTCGCGTTCACGACGTTGTCCATGATCCCCGCGTTGATCTTCTTCCTTGCTATGCAAAACAAGATCGTCAACGGTCTCCAGGGCGCAGTGAAGGGTTAA
- a CDS encoding carbohydrate ABC transporter permease: protein MADKTQASAVDAGLSATHGSQTPAAGGRTPSAAGSEPARRKAKPNYRQAIEAGIFIAPALALFAFFVVWPMIKAVQFSLYRWKGFGPLVDFVGLDNYIRVLQNDVFIGSLTHNLIIIVASIAIQLPLGLLIALLLNRKMWGRAALRTIVFVPYVLAEVIVGVIWFQMLQPNYGAIAVVLDAVGIQGPPQGFLGTVELALPTLMVVLTWKFLGFAIILFLAGLQGVPEELHEAAQIDGASWWQTQVKITIPLIGPTLRTWAFLSMVGSLQLFDMVWILTKGGPANATTTMVTFLINEGTKRSNYGIASAASVVLFIIALVFALVYQRFVLRRDNPDIEPQRKKVTR from the coding sequence GTGGCAGACAAGACTCAAGCATCGGCCGTCGATGCAGGCCTGTCTGCGACTCACGGATCACAGACTCCGGCTGCTGGAGGTCGCACACCTTCAGCAGCCGGGTCTGAACCCGCACGTCGCAAGGCAAAGCCAAACTACCGTCAGGCAATCGAAGCCGGGATCTTCATCGCACCAGCGCTGGCGCTCTTCGCGTTCTTCGTCGTATGGCCCATGATTAAGGCTGTACAGTTCTCCCTCTACAGATGGAAAGGGTTTGGCCCGCTCGTCGACTTTGTGGGGCTCGACAACTACATTCGCGTTCTCCAAAATGATGTCTTCATTGGATCGCTCACTCACAACCTCATCATCATTGTTGCGTCGATCGCCATCCAGCTTCCTCTCGGGTTGCTGATTGCCCTTCTTCTCAACCGGAAGATGTGGGGCCGCGCAGCACTGCGAACCATTGTGTTCGTCCCCTATGTTCTTGCTGAAGTGATCGTTGGTGTCATCTGGTTCCAGATGCTCCAACCGAACTACGGCGCGATCGCGGTGGTTCTCGATGCAGTAGGTATCCAAGGTCCACCTCAAGGGTTCCTTGGCACCGTTGAGCTTGCACTTCCCACCTTGATGGTTGTGTTGACCTGGAAGTTTCTTGGGTTCGCTATCATCTTGTTCCTTGCCGGGCTGCAAGGAGTCCCTGAAGAACTGCATGAAGCAGCACAGATCGATGGTGCTTCATGGTGGCAGACTCAGGTGAAAATCACCATTCCTTTGATTGGCCCTACCCTTCGCACCTGGGCGTTCCTTTCCATGGTCGGATCACTCCAGCTCTTTGACATGGTGTGGATCCTCACCAAGGGTGGACCAGCGAACGCAACAACAACGATGGTCACGTTCCTCATCAATGAAGGAACGAAGCGGTCAAACTACGGGATCGCTTCTGCCGCCTCCGTTGTCCTCTTCATCATTGCCCTGGTCTTCGCGCTCGTCTACCAGCGCTTCGTCTTGCGGCGAGACAACCCTGACATCGAACCTCAGCGAAAGAAGGTGACCCGATGA
- a CDS encoding ABC transporter substrate-binding protein, translating into MRNTKTMRFLAAAAAISMLATACSGGSDEENTNADGDTVITWWHNSNTGSGKDYYDQIAADFEAANEGVEVKVEALQHEDMTTKLEAAFQSGEMPDIYMERGGGELADHVEAGLTRDLTEDAAGTIAKLGGNVGGWTVDDRVYSLPFSIGVVGFWYNKALFEQAGIESAPTTMAELNDAVQKLKDAGIEPISVGAGDKWPAAHYWYYFALRQCSQDVLQSAVVSLDFQDECFVKAGESLEDLVATEPFNAGFLQTPAQSGPTSASGLLATDKVAMELAGHWEPGVMQGLTEDEQGLGEDTGWFPFPAVEGGAGDPAAQLGGGDAWAVAQDAPDVAVDFVEYLLSDEVQKGFAELDMGLPTNPTASQYVADPALADLLAVRDASPFIQLYFDTSFGTSVGGAMNDEIALVFAGQSSAQGIVDATQAAADLEK; encoded by the coding sequence ATGAGAAACACGAAAACCATGCGGTTCCTTGCGGCCGCAGCAGCGATCTCCATGCTCGCAACCGCCTGTTCAGGTGGCAGCGACGAGGAGAACACAAACGCCGATGGTGACACCGTCATCACCTGGTGGCACAACTCCAACACCGGTAGTGGTAAGGACTACTACGACCAGATCGCGGCAGACTTCGAAGCAGCCAACGAAGGCGTCGAGGTCAAGGTTGAAGCACTTCAACACGAAGACATGACCACCAAGCTGGAAGCAGCCTTCCAGTCCGGTGAAATGCCCGACATCTACATGGAACGTGGTGGTGGTGAACTCGCGGACCACGTGGAAGCAGGCCTGACCCGCGACCTCACCGAAGATGCTGCCGGAACAATCGCCAAGCTCGGCGGTAACGTCGGTGGTTGGACCGTGGATGACCGCGTCTACAGTTTGCCTTTCTCCATTGGTGTTGTTGGTTTCTGGTACAACAAAGCTCTCTTTGAGCAAGCAGGCATTGAGTCAGCGCCGACCACCATGGCCGAGCTGAATGACGCTGTTCAGAAGCTCAAGGACGCAGGCATCGAGCCCATCTCTGTTGGTGCCGGTGACAAGTGGCCAGCAGCTCACTACTGGTACTACTTCGCACTGCGTCAGTGCTCGCAGGACGTTCTTCAGTCCGCTGTTGTCTCTCTTGACTTCCAAGACGAATGCTTCGTTAAGGCTGGAGAGTCGCTCGAAGACTTGGTGGCAACTGAGCCCTTCAACGCTGGGTTCCTCCAGACTCCTGCACAGTCCGGTCCCACCTCCGCATCTGGTCTCCTCGCTACCGACAAGGTCGCCATGGAACTTGCAGGGCACTGGGAACCAGGCGTGATGCAGGGACTCACCGAGGACGAGCAAGGTCTTGGTGAAGACACCGGATGGTTCCCATTCCCCGCTGTTGAAGGCGGAGCTGGTGACCCAGCCGCGCAGCTCGGTGGTGGTGACGCATGGGCCGTTGCTCAGGACGCACCAGATGTTGCCGTGGACTTCGTGGAATATCTCCTCTCCGATGAGGTGCAAAAGGGCTTCGCAGAACTCGACATGGGTCTGCCCACCAACCCCACTGCTTCCCAGTACGTTGCTGACCCAGCACTTGCTGACCTCCTCGCAGTTCGTGACGCATCACCATTCATCCAGTTGTACTTCGACACCTCGTTCGGCACCTCCGTTGGTGGCGCTATGAACGACGAAATCGCACTTGTGTTCGCCGGCCAATCCTCTGCACAGGGCATTGTCGACGCAACGCAGGCAGCTGCTGACCTGGAAAAGTGA
- a CDS encoding LacI family DNA-binding transcriptional regulator, whose product MADVARQAGVSVATVSKVVNNKDGISPSRVAHVRQVIADLGYEASLGAQSLRSGRSGVVGMLVAEFEPFSTELLKGAALAIRAHEYELLAYSGKGMSGDRLGWERRHISRLSGTLIDGAIIVTPSGVDDRFPTPVVAIDPHLGTSTLPTVKCDSYGGALEATAYLLSLGHRRIGFLGGRADLQSSKDREAGFRAAMADAGISVDADLIDEGGYQPDLSISPTRKILTLPADKRPTAIFAANDLSAIKVIEVAESLGLRVPDDISVIGFDNVPEAALFRIPLTTMAQPLQEMGARAMDMLCDLLAGNDVVKNVTMPTTLVERASCAPPAGHIPEDDS is encoded by the coding sequence ATGGCCGATGTCGCCCGTCAAGCAGGCGTTTCTGTTGCCACCGTGTCCAAGGTCGTCAATAACAAAGACGGGATTTCTCCCTCGCGCGTCGCCCACGTACGCCAGGTCATCGCCGACCTCGGATATGAGGCGAGTTTAGGCGCCCAATCGTTGCGAAGCGGTCGTAGTGGGGTGGTGGGCATGCTTGTCGCGGAGTTCGAACCGTTTTCCACGGAACTCCTTAAAGGTGCAGCTCTTGCTATCCGCGCCCACGAGTACGAACTTCTTGCCTACTCCGGCAAAGGGATGTCTGGGGATCGGCTTGGGTGGGAACGCAGACACATTTCGCGGCTTTCGGGAACCCTCATTGATGGTGCGATCATTGTGACCCCCTCAGGCGTGGACGATCGATTCCCCACTCCCGTTGTCGCAATCGACCCTCACCTGGGCACATCCACGTTGCCCACGGTGAAATGTGACAGTTACGGGGGCGCGCTGGAGGCCACCGCGTACCTCTTGTCGCTTGGTCACCGACGTATTGGCTTCCTTGGCGGGCGCGCAGACCTTCAGTCCTCAAAAGATCGGGAAGCAGGCTTCCGGGCTGCTATGGCTGATGCGGGCATCTCTGTGGACGCTGACCTCATTGATGAAGGCGGTTATCAACCTGACCTATCAATTAGTCCAACACGGAAAATCCTGACGCTCCCGGCAGACAAGCGGCCCACGGCAATCTTTGCCGCAAACGACCTGTCGGCGATCAAAGTGATCGAGGTCGCCGAATCCCTCGGGTTACGTGTTCCTGACGACATCTCTGTCATTGGGTTCGACAACGTCCCGGAGGCCGCCCTGTTCCGTATCCCACTCACAACAATGGCGCAGCCTTTGCAGGAAATGGGCGCCCGCGCCATGGACATGTTGTGTGACCTGCTCGCTGGGAACGATGTGGTCAAGAACGTGACAATGCCAACGACCTTGGTGGAACGCGCCTCGTGCGCGCCCCCGGCTGGTCACATCCCTGAGGATGACTCGTAA
- the ispF gene encoding 2-C-methyl-D-erythritol 2,4-cyclodiphosphate synthase, producing MTSPVIPSVGIGTDVHAWAPQPTSRELWLGGILFPGEPGLDGHSDADVIAHAAADALFSAAGMGDLGTNFGTSEPQWAGASGARLLAEAARRVNEAGYRIGNVAVQLIGTRPKVGPYRSAMEQAMSQAAGAPVRVSATTTDGLGFTGRNEGLAALATALVYRDDELLTDSPRR from the coding sequence ATGACGTCCCCTGTGATCCCCAGCGTGGGCATTGGAACAGATGTACACGCCTGGGCGCCTCAGCCAACGAGTCGTGAACTATGGCTTGGCGGTATCCTCTTCCCTGGCGAACCTGGATTAGATGGGCATTCCGATGCCGACGTTATTGCACACGCTGCGGCAGATGCGCTCTTTTCAGCTGCTGGCATGGGCGATCTTGGCACCAACTTTGGCACTTCGGAACCGCAGTGGGCAGGAGCGTCGGGTGCGCGACTCCTTGCTGAAGCAGCGCGCCGAGTCAACGAGGCTGGCTACCGCATCGGGAATGTTGCCGTCCAACTCATTGGGACGAGGCCGAAAGTAGGACCGTACCGTTCCGCCATGGAACAGGCCATGTCCCAGGCAGCAGGAGCGCCAGTTCGTGTGTCGGCGACAACTACTGACGGTCTGGGATTCACTGGCCGAAACGAAGGCCTGGCAGCACTGGCAACGGCACTTGTGTACCGCGACGACGAGCTGCTTACGGACTCGCCCAGACGATAA
- a CDS encoding 2-C-methyl-D-erythritol 4-phosphate cytidylyltransferase — protein sequence MSKLDVGSRRHVVGVVTAAGSGQRLGYDIPKALVELVPGQADTALVVMAVNRIAQVTGMQRVVVTAPDTHVRQVKQLLCQHGPHHVTVDVVSGSTTRQASVAAGLAALAAHHPPGDAGTERVVLVHDAARPLTPTRVMDELVTTVLTGHVGVIPVLPVTDSLVSVTTDATHEFAQVTGVVPRSSMRRVQTPQAFLWNVLVDAHERASTCAHDELHSYTDDSSVVAAAGHAIAAIDGSEYAVKITTPHDLSYARHLHTVENSR from the coding sequence GTGAGTAAGCTGGACGTAGGGTCACGCCGCCACGTGGTTGGTGTGGTGACTGCAGCCGGGTCTGGTCAGCGCCTGGGTTACGACATCCCTAAAGCACTGGTTGAGTTGGTGCCAGGGCAGGCGGACACGGCGTTAGTTGTTATGGCAGTGAACCGGATCGCGCAGGTAACAGGAATGCAGCGTGTTGTGGTGACAGCGCCCGATACTCACGTCAGGCAGGTGAAGCAACTGCTGTGTCAGCATGGTCCACACCATGTGACTGTCGATGTGGTGTCAGGGAGCACAACTCGGCAAGCGTCCGTGGCGGCTGGTTTGGCGGCGTTAGCCGCACATCACCCACCTGGTGATGCGGGCACTGAGCGTGTTGTGCTCGTTCATGATGCGGCCCGGCCATTGACGCCGACTCGTGTGATGGATGAGCTTGTGACCACAGTCCTTACCGGGCACGTCGGGGTGATTCCCGTGTTGCCAGTGACAGATTCGCTGGTGTCAGTGACTACGGATGCGACACATGAGTTCGCTCAGGTGACGGGTGTAGTACCTCGTTCGTCGATGCGCCGGGTTCAAACCCCGCAAGCTTTTCTTTGGAACGTCCTTGTGGATGCCCATGAGCGTGCATCAACATGTGCCCACGATGAGTTGCATTCGTACACTGACGACTCCAGTGTGGTTGCCGCTGCAGGACACGCTATTGCTGCCATTGACGGGTCTGAGTACGCCGTCAAGATCACGACACCTCACGACCTGAGTTATGCCCGCCACTTACACACCGTGGAGAATTCCCGATGA
- a CDS encoding CarD family transcriptional regulator: protein MSFTVGETVVYPHHGAALIEEIKTRTIRGEDKTYLKLRVAQGDLVIEVPAENIDLVGVRDVVGKEGLDEVFEVLRAPYTEEPTNWSRRYKANVEKIASGDVIKVAEVVRDLSRRDTDRGLSAGEKRMLSRARQILVSELALAERTEEDKAEAILDEVLASS, encoded by the coding sequence ATGTCGTTCACAGTAGGGGAGACAGTTGTCTACCCGCACCACGGAGCTGCACTGATCGAGGAGATCAAAACTCGCACCATTCGAGGCGAGGACAAAACCTACTTAAAACTAAGAGTTGCCCAGGGTGACCTCGTGATCGAGGTGCCAGCGGAAAACATCGACCTCGTCGGGGTTCGCGATGTTGTTGGCAAAGAAGGGCTCGACGAAGTGTTCGAGGTTCTTCGAGCACCCTACACCGAAGAGCCAACGAACTGGTCACGCCGTTACAAAGCGAACGTCGAAAAGATCGCCTCCGGTGACGTCATTAAAGTCGCTGAGGTTGTTCGTGACCTTTCCCGGCGCGACACAGACCGCGGACTGTCAGCAGGAGAGAAGCGCATGCTTTCCCGTGCTCGCCAAATCCTCGTGTCTGAACTGGCGCTCGCAGAGCGCACTGAAGAGGACAAAGCTGAAGCTATTTTGGATGAGGTTCTTGCGTCCTCCTGA
- the pstB gene encoding phosphate ABC transporter ATP-binding protein PstB — protein sequence MSKRIDVEDLNVYYGDFLAVEGVTMNIEPKSITALIGPSGCGKSTFLRTLNRMHEVIPGARVEGRALLDGEDLYGAQVDPVAVRRHIGMVFQRPNPFPTMSIADNVLAGVKLNSKRLSKSAAEEIVESSLRGANLWNEVKDRLDRPGSSLSGGQQQRLCIARAIAVKPDVLLMDEPCSALDPISTLAIEDLMHELKSDYTIVIVTHNMQQAARVSDRTAFFNIAGTGKPGKLIEMDDTAVMFSSPKEQATEDYISGRFG from the coding sequence ATGTCTAAACGAATCGATGTTGAAGACCTCAACGTCTATTACGGGGATTTCCTCGCCGTTGAAGGCGTCACCATGAACATCGAACCGAAGTCCATTACGGCGCTGATCGGACCGTCCGGCTGTGGGAAGTCAACCTTCCTGCGCACCTTGAACCGCATGCACGAGGTAATCCCTGGTGCACGCGTCGAAGGGCGAGCACTGCTTGACGGTGAAGACCTCTACGGGGCACAAGTGGACCCAGTCGCGGTTCGCCGTCACATTGGGATGGTGTTTCAACGCCCCAACCCGTTTCCCACAATGTCCATTGCTGACAACGTTCTTGCGGGAGTGAAACTTAACTCCAAACGGTTGTCAAAATCAGCGGCTGAAGAAATCGTGGAATCCTCACTTCGAGGCGCGAACCTGTGGAACGAAGTCAAGGATCGACTCGACCGGCCAGGATCGTCGCTGTCTGGTGGACAGCAGCAACGCTTGTGCATCGCCCGTGCGATTGCGGTGAAGCCTGATGTGCTCCTGATGGATGAGCCATGCTCTGCACTGGACCCGATCTCGACCCTCGCGATCGAAGACCTCATGCACGAGCTCAAGTCGGACTACACCATTGTCATCGTGACCCACAACATGCAGCAGGCTGCGCGTGTGTCTGACCGCACCGCGTTCTTCAACATCGCGGGAACCGGGAAACCCGGCAAACTCATTGAAATGGACGACACGGCTGTCATGTTCTCTTCCCCCAAGGAACAAGCAACTGAGGACTACATCTCAGGCCGGTTCGGGTAA